The genome window AGTTCCCGTGCACGAGGCCCTTTTCCACCAGCTCCCAGCTCGGTGCGGGGGCGTCGTACCCGCTGATCACCTTGCCTTCTGGTGCTTCCGCAGTCATCCGGCAGTCCTCCTCACAGCCCGGTTCGAGGCAAGAGTCGTATTTGTCCAACTTTCCCCGGTGATCATGACCGATCGGCGCCCGTTTCTCTTCTCCGAGGGTGCTCAGTGCGTTTCACCGGCTCCGGAGCCGGGCGGTCTCGCAACCGGGAAGAAGACCCGCGGATGGGACGTAGCGACCATTGGGCACAAATAGGATGTAAGGAGTCGTCATGCGCGTCGCGTTCGCCCTGTGGCCGAACCCCGTCCACCTCTATCCGATGGTCCCGCTCGCCTGGGCGCTGCGCGCCGCCGGGCACGAGGTCTACGTGGTGTCGCACCCGGCGCTCGCCACGGTGGCCACCAACTCCGGCCTGCCGTTCGTCCCCGTGTGCGACGAGGACGCGATGCCGGTGCCAATGGGCCCGGGCAACGCCTACACCGAGGAACGGGCCAAGGTCGAGCTGATCACCCAAGCTCTCGACCTGCCCGAGGCGGCACAGGAGCGGTGGAACATCTTCAGCCAGTTCCTGCTGCCGTCCATGTGGGACTTCAACCCCTACCAGGGCGACGCGGCGAGCCTGCCCGCCATGGACGGGCTCGTCGAGTTCTTCCGCGGCTGGCGGCCCGACCTCGTCATCTGGGACCCGTGCTTCGCCGGCGCCGGGGTCGCCGCGCGGGCGGTCGGCGCCCGGCACGCCCGCTACACCGGGCCGGACTTCGTCGGCTGGTGCCTCGACACCTTCGAGGAGATCACCGGGCGGCCGGGGGCGCCGTCCATCGAGAACCCGCTGGCCGAGACCGTGCGGCCGATGGCGGAGAAGTACGGCGTCCCGGTCGACCGCGAGACGATGCTCGGGCAGTGGACGCTGAACCCGATGCCGGCGGCCATCAACTGGCCCGTGCGGACCACGATGGTTCCGGTGCGGTGGATCCCGCACGCGAACGCCGAGATCATCCCGGACTGGCTCTACCCGCTGCCGGACCGGCCGCGCGTCGCGCTGTCGCTCGGGCTGTCGATGCGCAACTACATGACCACCGGCTGGGAGTACGTCGAGGTCCTGCTCGAAGCGCTGGGCGGCCTGGACATCGAGGTCATCGCGACGCTGAACGAGAAGCAGCTGAGCGCGGTCTCGCGCGTCCCCGACAACGTGCGGGTGGTCGACTACGTCCCGCTCGACCAGCTGATGCCGACCTGCTCCGCGCTGATCCACCACGGCGGCTTCGGCACCACGATCGCCGCCGCGACCTCGCGCGTGCCGCAGCTCGTCGTCGACTTCCTCGAGGAGGACGTCACCGCGGTCGCCCTCGACGGCGGCGTCGCGGCCACCCGGTACGTCGTCGCGCCCACCACCGTCGGGTTCGTCTCCGGCCCGGGTGCCGGCGACGTGATCGACCTCAGCCGTCCCTCGATCGAGGCGATCCGGGCCCAGGTGACCCGGGTCCTCACCGACGAGTCCTTCCGGGACGGCGCGGACCGCCTCTACGGCGATCTGCTGACCGCCCCCAGTCCCACCGATGTCGTAGCCCAGTTGGAGAAGCTCGCGCAGCCGTCGCGCTTCTCGAGTCGTGCAACCGATCGAGCCGCCTAGGCGCGCTCCGAAGGAGGTGCCGGGATGAGCAACGGAAGCGCGGAGCGCGCCGTGGTCCTCGGCGGAAGCATCTCGGGCCTGCTCACGGCCCGCGTCCTCGCCGACGCCTACGGCGAGGTGCTCGTGGTGGACCGCGACCGGTTCACCGGGCCCGGGGTGCGCCAGAGCGTGCCCCAGGGCCGGCACGCCCACGGCCTGCTGGCCCGCGGGCAGCAGGCCGTGGAGGAACTGTTCCCCGGGCTCACCGGCGAACTGCGCGCGGCCGGGGTCCCGGTCGGCGACGTCTCCGCGCGCATGCGCTGGTACGTCGACGGCCACCGGCTGCGGCCGGGCCCGACCGGCCTGCTCATCATCGGCGCCGCGCGGCCGGTGCTGGAGCACCACGTGCGGGCCCGGGTCGCGGCGCTGCCCAACGTCCGGTTCGTCGAGGGCCACGACATCACCGGCCTGGCCGCGACGCCCGACGGGAACCGGGTGACCGGCGTCCACGTCCAGGAGCGCGCCGAGGGCAGCACCCCGCGGCGCCTCGACGCCGCCCTCGTCGTCGACGCCACCGGCCGCGGCTCGCGGGCACCCAAATGGCTGCGGGACCTGGGCTACCCGGAGGTGCCCGAGGAGCGCGTCAAGGTCGACCTCGCCTACACCAGCCGCCGCTACCGGCTGCGGACGAACCCGTTCACCGACGAGCAGTCGATCAACGTGATCGCCACCCCCGGCCACCCGCGCGGCGCGTTCTTCCACACCCTCGGCGGCGACGAGTGCCTACTGTCGCTCACCGGCCTGCTCGGCGACCACCCGCCGACGGACCCGGAAGGATTCGTGGCGTACGCGAAATCCCTGCCCGTCCCGGACATCCACGAAGCCATCGCGGACGCGGAACCGCTGACCGAGCCGGTCTGCTTCCGCTTCCCGGCGAGCACGCGGCGCCACTACGAGCGGCTGACCCGCTTCCCCGAAGGCTTCCTCGTGGTCGGCGACGCGTTCTGCGTGTTCAACCCGGTCTACGGCCAGGGCATGACGGCGGCGGCGTTGCAGGCCCGGACCCTGCGGCAGCACCTCGGCGGCACACTCCGCCCGGCCGAGTTCTTCGCCGACGCGGCCCGCGTGGTCGACGCCCCGTGGGAGATCGCGGCGGGCGGCGACCTGGCGTTCCCGGGCGTGACGGGCCGCCGCAGCGTGAAGACCCACATCGGCAACGCGTACGTCTCCCGCGTCCAGTCCGCGGCGACGCGCGACGCGGAGGTGACGAACGCGTTCATGCGCGTGGCGGGCCTGATCGACCCACCCCAGGCCCTGATGCGCCCCCGTCTGGCGTTGCGCGTCCTGCGCGGCGCTCGGCGGGCCGCCCGCGGGGACGACCAGCTGGCCGCTTAGCGATCAGTCCGTCCTCAGGGCAGCCGGACCGCCTCGATCTCGGCGTCGCTCAGCAGCGCTTCGACCAGGCGCGAGGAGCCGGCGACCTTGGTGCCCCACAGGTCGTAGTCGGTGCACAGGCACCAGGAGCGGTCCTCGGCCCAGAGGTTCGACGGACTGAAGTCGATCTCGGGGTCGTCGTACAGGATCTCGGCGTCCCCGAGCTTCCCCGCCCGCACGTGGAGGTTCTCGAAATCGGCGGCCCCGAGCACCAGCGGGCTGTAGTAGGCCAGGCAGGGAGTGTCCGGGCCCGCGGGGCTGTGGTCGACGAGGACGCCGATCAGCCGCGTCCAGGTCTCGCGGTCCAGGCTGCCTTCGGTGGGCGGGACGATGCCGAGCGGCCAGCTGCCTTCCTTGGTGGCCGAAGGGAAGCAGCGGTGAGACGGGAGCAGGCCCTCGGGGACGACGGGGTCGCCGGTGCGCCGGGCGAGTTCGGCCCAGCGCAG of Amycolatopsis solani contains these proteins:
- a CDS encoding nucleotide disphospho-sugar-binding domain-containing protein, which codes for MRVAFALWPNPVHLYPMVPLAWALRAAGHEVYVVSHPALATVATNSGLPFVPVCDEDAMPVPMGPGNAYTEERAKVELITQALDLPEAAQERWNIFSQFLLPSMWDFNPYQGDAASLPAMDGLVEFFRGWRPDLVIWDPCFAGAGVAARAVGARHARYTGPDFVGWCLDTFEEITGRPGAPSIENPLAETVRPMAEKYGVPVDRETMLGQWTLNPMPAAINWPVRTTMVPVRWIPHANAEIIPDWLYPLPDRPRVALSLGLSMRNYMTTGWEYVEVLLEALGGLDIEVIATLNEKQLSAVSRVPDNVRVVDYVPLDQLMPTCSALIHHGGFGTTIAAATSRVPQLVVDFLEEDVTAVALDGGVAATRYVVAPTTVGFVSGPGAGDVIDLSRPSIEAIRAQVTRVLTDESFRDGADRLYGDLLTAPSPTDVVAQLEKLAQPSRFSSRATDRAA
- a CDS encoding FAD-dependent oxidoreductase, translated to MSNGSAERAVVLGGSISGLLTARVLADAYGEVLVVDRDRFTGPGVRQSVPQGRHAHGLLARGQQAVEELFPGLTGELRAAGVPVGDVSARMRWYVDGHRLRPGPTGLLIIGAARPVLEHHVRARVAALPNVRFVEGHDITGLAATPDGNRVTGVHVQERAEGSTPRRLDAALVVDATGRGSRAPKWLRDLGYPEVPEERVKVDLAYTSRRYRLRTNPFTDEQSINVIATPGHPRGAFFHTLGGDECLLSLTGLLGDHPPTDPEGFVAYAKSLPVPDIHEAIADAEPLTEPVCFRFPASTRRHYERLTRFPEGFLVVGDAFCVFNPVYGQGMTAAALQARTLRQHLGGTLRPAEFFADAARVVDAPWEIAAGGDLAFPGVTGRRSVKTHIGNAYVSRVQSAATRDAEVTNAFMRVAGLIDPPQALMRPRLALRVLRGARRAARGDDQLAA